From a region of the Podospora pseudopauciseta strain CBS 411.78 chromosome 7 map unlocalized CBS411.78m_7, whole genome shotgun sequence genome:
- a CDS encoding uncharacterized protein (COG:S; EggNog:ENOG503Q4WQ) has product MFVCRSCIINMGGMRPPILLESRLLRPLQLAIRNPSSARRKYSTPKSLAEAYGVNRRDLEKGLEQVKGWIGVDVPAEMVLDQNEIRAALGEDGRRNGPYVREKEKQALRRPKKLKMREAMRSNAEWETSSEPPQSSVLTTEDIEEALKQAQESEEPKAASTPEESFRNSYPSNKELTDTGSEELPSQQLLKVKKVVKKHLQYLKDPLHIGNHVKKALTAGNWDEALMMTRMASVDTKVEVSWNHLIDYQLDKGRLQAAIKTFNEMKKRGQRPNARTYTVLFRGCAASAHPKTAVAEATKIYRSMLSKHQVGGMTLEPTTIHMNAVLDVCGRANDLDSMFQILETANNGLRSPDSITFTIVLNALRFEVKSHTYKFSEFSDAQIRRNVEQSIQKARVVWEDVVARWRSGRLIMDEQLVLAMSQVLLPGDKKEKGSIFDLLKQTMLLPVPDSISRKLRRVTQAREQRAAEQAAREQEEEGLEEEEVDEVGKAPPPPALRAGLARTGPAATIQYANPGRQTLTLVMEVLSDLKQTAIAPKYWEYMTETLEIEPDHINYNTYLKCLRVGHASGEVAKIIASYPPSMLNRVTFRLGMNSCVNDRNNTNVFDNGTKIIDIMLKELKKPDLLTMRLYLHLARIAKTKFRKQDNETRYQYGEQISNTILRLFPVLNTHARTLAWSEEPTKSPLEALEANKEEVKEAMATARHMISAIDVACHERLVRPAVAKQLMGKRRSLSIMIEGFLERLYPERRAGRQNPNPDLKDEDWVKNASTDEITEDVKENWRWE; this is encoded by the coding sequence ATGTTCGTCTGTCGGTCATGCATCATCAACATGGGCGGGATGCGCCCCCCAATACTGCTCGAATCAAGGCTCTTGCGCCCTCTGCAACTGGCCATCCGCAACCCCAGTTCTGCCCGCCGCAAATATTCAACACCCAAGTCCCTCGCCGAAGCGTATGGCGTCAATCGAAGAGACCTGGAAAAAGGGTTGGAGCAGGTCAAGGGCTGGATAGGGGTGGATGTGCCAGCAGAGATGGTTCTTGACCAGAACGAGATCCGAGCAGCGTTAGGAGAGGACGGCAGGCGGAACGGGCCCTACGtgcgagaaaaagaaaagcaggCTCTCCGACGACCGAAGAAGCTCAAAATGCGGGAGGCCATGAGATCCAATGCCGAATGGGAAACGAGTTCCGAACCGCCTCAGTCCAGCGTTCTTACGACCGAGGATATTGAGGAGGCGTTGAAGCAGGCGCAAGAATCAGAGGAACCAAAAGCTGCCAGTACGCCCGAGGAATCATTCCGAAATTCGTACCCAAGCAACAAGGAGCTCACGGATACTGGATCGGAAGAATTGCCCAGTCAACAATTGCTCAAGGTTAAAAAGGTCGTCAAGAAGCATCTCCAGTACCTCAAAGACCCCCTTCACATCGGCAACCACGTCAAGAAAGCACTCACTGCCGGCAACTGGGACGAGGCCCTCATGATGACCCGTATGGCCTCGGTGGATACCAAGGTTGAGGTGTCCTGGAACCACCTGATCGACTATCAACTGGACAAGGGGCGCCTCCAGGCTGCCATCAAGACTTTCAATGAAATGAAAAAGCGAGGACAAAGGCCAAACGCAAGAACATACACTGTTCTTTTCAGAGGCTGTGCTGCCTCGGCGCATCCCAAGACAGCAGTGGCCGAAGCCACAAAGATATACCGCTCCATGCTCAGCAAACACCAAGTCGGAGGCATGACACTCGAGCCGACAACCATTCACATGAATGCGGTCCTTGACGTCTGCGGGCGAGCAAACGATCTCGACAGCATGTTTCAAATTCTTGAAACCGCCAATAACGGTTTGAGAAGCCCCGACTCGATCACGTTTACCATCGTGTTGAACGCCCTGAGATTCGAGGTCAAATCACACACCTACAAGTTTTCCGAGTTTTCGGATGCCCAGATCAGACGAAATGTGGAGCAGTCCATCCAGAAAGCGAGAGTAGTCTGGGAGGACGTGGTGGCGAGATGGAGAAGCGGCAGGCTCATCATGGATGAGCAGCTGGTGTTGGCCATGAGCCAAGTTTTGTTGCCGGgtgacaagaaggagaaggggagcaTTTTTGATCTCTTGAAACAGACCATGTTGCTCCCGGTGCCAGATTCCATCAGCAGGAAGCTTCGTCGGGTAACACAGGCGCGAGAGCAAAGGGCAGCAGAGCAAGCAGCACGggagcaagaggaggagggtttggaggaagaagaggttgacgaAGTTGGAAaggcccctcccccgcccgcCTTGAGAGCAGGTCTTGCCAGGACAGGACCGGCTGCCACGATTCAATACGCCAACCCGGGACGACAAACGTTGACATTGGTCATGGAGGTGCTTTCTGATCTGAAGCAGACAGCGATTGCGCCAAAGTACTGGGAGTATATGACTGAGACGCTCGAGATCGAGCCCGATCACATCAACTACAACACGTACCTCAAGTGCTTGCGAGTTGGTCATGCATCAGGTGAGGTGGCCAAAATCATTGCCTCTTACCCTCCGAGTATGCTCAACCGAGTGACTTTCCGTCTTGGTATGAACTCGTGCGTCAACGACCGGAACAACACCAACGTCTTTGACAACGGAACGAAAATCATCGACATCATGCTCaaggagctgaagaagcccGATCTTTTGACCATGCGTCTCTACCTGCACTTGGCGCGTATCGCCAAGACCAAGTTCCGAAAGCAGGATAATGAGACCAGATATCAGTACGGAGAGCAGATTAGCAACACCATCCTCCGGCTTTTCCCAGTGTTGAACACACACGCGAGGACCCTGGCCTGGTCGGAGGAGCCGACAAAGTCTCCGCTGGAAGCGctcgaggccaacaaggAAGAGGTAAAGGAGGCGATGGCTACTGCCCGGCATATGATCTCGGCCATTGATGTGGCTTGTCATGAGAGGCTTGTGAGACCGGCGGTGGCGAAGCAGCTtatggggaagaggaggagtctCAGTATTATGATTGAAGGGTTTTTGGAGAGGTTATATCCAGAGAGGCGAGCAGGGCGGCAGAACCCAAACCCAGATCTGAAGGATGAAGACTGGGTAAAGAATGCGAGTACTGATGAGATCACGGAGGATGTAAAGGAGAATTGGAGGTGGGAATAA
- a CDS encoding uncharacterized protein (EggNog:ENOG503P2XA) — MAPTKDTVKVASDFEKIIQDGRARKKNEALAAKIFSTGRRSSTSGSNGSAPKVAAPGGTLASRAGVKKQPPKGPRHSTGNINGEWTHDLHTQPPKGPKAMNGNTSSLATRITNPNAPPSHAPTGPRAKRRAAQIANGLERSGFQVQPPSGPKPPSGPKQKQKPIPAGPSANNSAFNKGLSIRGLAGPYVVMAQNFAPGTTAADIESAMTPVGGIITSCRILKQSPIVIAEIIFESKEGADNAIAMFDKQTADGRVLSVYHKVPNVRAPHTSSQNNRNSGYDEDDSVVDGRWGFEEPMQVDSNGSSSGGNGKPPPTGPSLYSDSLVSKANTNRWGRGFRR; from the exons ATGGCTCCCACCAAGGATACTGTCAAAGTCGCAAGCGACTTTGAAAAAATCATTCAGGACG GTCGCGCCAGAAAGAAGAACGAGGCGCTCGCTGCCAAAATCTTCAGTACAGGTCGTCGCTCGAGCACTTCCGGTTCGAATGGCAGTGCTCCCAAGGTCGCCGCACCTGGCGGGACTCTCGCCAGCCGTGCTGGTGTGAAGAAG CAACCTCCCAAGGGCCCCCGGCATAGTACCGGCAACATCAACGGTGAATGGACTCACGATCTCCACACCCAACCTCCGAAAGGGCCCAAGGCCATGAACGGCAATACCTCCTCTCTCGCCACCCGCATCACGAACCCCAATGCGCCCCCATCACACGCACCCACCGGCCCCCGTGCGAAACGTCGCGCCGCGCAGATAGCGAATGGCTTGGAAAGATCGGGATTTCAGGTCCAGCCACCCTCAGGCCCCAAGCCACCCTCAGGTCCCAAGCAAAAGCAGAAGCCGATTCCCGCTGGTCCCTCTGCCAACAACAGCGCATTCAACAAAGGCCTCAGCATCCGTGGTCTTGCTGGGCCCTATGTCGTCATGGCCCAAAACTTCGCCCCAGGCACTACCGCGGCCGATATCGAGTCTGCCATGACCCCTGTTGGTGGAATTATTACATCGTGCCGGATTCTCAAACAGAGCCCGATCGTCATCGCCGAAATCATCTTCGAAAGCAAGGAGGGTGCCGACAATGCTATTGCCATGTTCGACAAACAAACAGCCGATGGGAGGGTTCTGAGCGTTTACCACAAAGTGCCGAATGTTCGCGCCCCTCACACCAGCAGTCAGAATAACCGAAACAGCGGTTACGATGAGGACGATAGCGTTGTCGACGGCAGGTGGGGGTTTGAAGAGCCCATGCAGGTTGACTCTAATGGATCATCCTCTGGTGGCAACGGCAAGCCACCTCCTACTGGACCGAGCCTGTACTCTGATAGCTTGGTTAGTAaggccaacaccaaccgaTGGGGCAGGGGTTTCAGAAGATGA
- a CDS encoding uncharacterized protein (COG:H; EggNog:ENOG503NVH6) — protein MKSAVPRALRNARRIFPRASTRSSSLSSLPRLGNNRLSGTTTLTSQHRNFSATTGLRDIDEDKDRKWSTPLAKQLAAAIELTGPIPLASFMRMCLTSDIGGYYTGAIEKDRDQFGLKGDFVTSPEISQVFGELIGVWFLTEWLAQERQSRGVELIEVGPGRGTLMNDVLRTIQSFPAMANSIDAIYMVEASPELRMAQKNLLCGEDAPMTESKVGYHSVCKYNALPIVWTETIKSIPIAPQKMPFIVAHEFFDALPIHTFELVSVPASKSEAPSSTDNSSPSSKTTTPTLQWREMLVSPTPPGSTHESLKTPATQSRETPPPDFQLTRATSSTRHSLYLPESSPRFRALKSTVGPGALLEVCPDASLYASDFAARIGGSPQHPKPKPSGAALILDYGPGDGTIPTNSLRGIRKHRRVSPFAEPGLTDLSVDVDFAGIAESATKASEGVEVHGPVAQGDFLELMGIRERAEVLAKRAGEEEKGRAVEKAWRRLVDRGPGGMGKVYQALAILPENGGRRRPVGFGGDVVQ, from the exons ATGAAGTCTGCCGTGCCTCGAGCCCTTCGCAACGCTCGCCGTATCTTCCCAAGAGCTTCCACCAGGAGCTCAAGCTTAAGCTCATTACCAAGACTTGGAAACAACCGTTTGAGTGGCACCACCACTTTGACATCACAACACCGTAACTTTTCTGCTACAACGGGGTTACGAGATATTGATGAGGACAAAGATCGAAAATGGTCAACTCCTCTTGCCAAGCAGCTGGCAGCTGCCATTGAG TTGACTGGACCAATTCCCCTCGCCAGTTTTATGCGCATGTGTTTGACTTCTGATATCGGAGGTTATTACACTGGAGCCATTGAGAAAGACCGGGATCAGTTTGGCTTAAAGGGTGACTTTGTCACATCACCAGAAATCTCACAAGTATTTGGCGAGCTCATTGGTGTATGGTTCCTGACGGAATGGCTAGCTCAGGAACGCCAGAGTCGGGGCGTCGAGTTAATTGAAGTTGGGCCAGGACGTGGCACTCTCATGAATGATGTTCTTAGG ACAATACAAAGCTTCCCAGCCATGGCCAATAGCATAGACGCCATCTACATGGTTGAGGCCAGTCCCGAGCTCAGAATGGCTCAAAAGAACCTTCTCTGCGGCGAAGATGCCCCCATGACCGAGTCCAAGGTTGGCTATCACAGCGTATGCAAATACAACGCCCTGCCCATCGTGTGGACCGAGACCATCAAGTCAATTCCTATTG CCCCCCAAAAAATGCCCTTCATCGTCGCCCACGAATTCTTCGACGCCCTTCCCATCCACACTTTCGAACTCGTCTCCGTCCCCGCCTCCAAATCAGaagctccctcctcaacagacaactcctccccctccagcaagaccaccaccccaaccctccaatGGCGCGAAATGCTCGTCTCCCCCACACCCCCCGGCTCAACCCACGAATCCCTCAAGACACCAGCCACCCAATCCAGGGAGACCCCACCCCCCGACTTCCAACTCACCCGTgcgacctcctccacccgtCACTCCCTCTACCTCCCCGAATCCTCCCCCCGCTTCCGCGCTCTCAAATCCACCGTCGGCCCCGGCGCCCTCCTAGAAGTCTGCCCCGACGCCTCCCTTTACGCAAGCGACTTTGCAGCCCGGATAGGCGGCTCCCCCCAGcacccaaaacccaaaccctccgGCGCAGCTCTTATTCTTGATTACGGGCCCGGAGATGGAACCATccccaccaactccctccgTGGCATCCGCAAACATAGGCGTGTCTCCCCTTTTGCCGAGCCCGGACTTACTGATTTGTCAGTTGATGTCGATTTTGCGGGCATTGCGGAGTCGGCTACGAAAGCGAGcgaaggggtggaggttCATGGACCTGTTGCTCAGGGGGATTTCTTGGAGTTGATGGGGATTAGGGAACGGGCTGAGGTGCTGGCTAagagggcgggggaggaggagaaggggagggcggtggagaaggcttggaggaggttggttgaTAGGGGGCCcggggggatggggaaggttTATCAGGCTTTGGCGATATTGCCAGAgaatggggggaggaggaggccggttgggtttgggggggatgtgGTGCAGTGA
- the POL1 gene encoding DNA-directed DNA polymerase alpha catalytic subunit pol1 (COG:L; EggNog:ENOG503NY8S; BUSCO:EOG09260375) produces the protein MSRAGSKRDKFAELRALRESGKKKFDTYEVEEVEDLYEEVDENQYKRIVRQRLNEDDFVVDDNGEGYADDGREEWDRIPAAYDSESEDEVEERKERKSKKQRDEEKAKRDANDRNITEYFTKGATKTQPKPKVFKTEDDDKFLADLLGEVDANVPAPVVRSSKKRDRSAERRTTRALSPAREARQPAPKKKKVIDDRLSSPSPDYDMGEDNFLPPAEDEPAAAPDVMLSDPPLPSSPAAKVAQRRVQPKAVIEEEEEDEDMMEVAHTGAVTAASVNISASRPVKKIIKAEPLPSAAITSSPMKAAKPAIDASSWNGLNQKLNIVGNSQAEARGIGKIDYKDAIEEDGSLNLFWTDYTEVNGSLCLFGKVLNKKTNHHVSCFVKIDNILRKLYFLPRKTRVQGKVDTGEEVEMMDVYNEVDAIMTKKNVGMYKIKACTRKYAFELPDVPKEGQYLKLLYPYTKAPIDMNTTGETFSHVFGTNTALFEQFVLWKNIKGPCWLKIEDADFGALKNSSHCRLEVLVDHPNMVAPFKDSENVEAPPLTLMSIALRTIFNAKANKQEILAISARIYEDVSLSDTTPADKLPCRTFTVVRPQGTAFPLGFETMAKERKRGLIKLVKEESAMLSFFLAQVDVVDPDVIMGHQLEGVDYSILLNRLHEKKTHQWSRLGRLRRSQWPTSMGKVGGNVFAERQIMSGRLLCDLANDAGKSVMMKCQSWSLTEMCNLYLPTDVPRRDLDNEAALKSLAVTKDGLMDYISHAEIDTYYVAALALRTQILPLTKVLTNLAGNSWARTLTGTRAERNEYILLHEFHRNKYICPDKEPFKGRARPEDEEDGGEAGKKKDKYKGGLVFEPEKGLYDKFVLVMDFNSLYPSIIQEYNICFTTVDRTFLSEEDGVPQVPEKQDLGVLPRLIATLVDRRRQVKSLMKDKTATPEQLATWDIKQLALKLTANSMYGCLGYTKSRFYARPLAVLTTFKGREVLRSTKDLAESMQLQVIYGDTDSVMINANVDNVADALRVGREFKAAVNGSYKKLEIDIDNIFRRILLQAKKKYAAVNLVETDGKYVEKMEIKGLDMKRREYCPLSREISKKLLDEILSGNDIEDSVQKIHDYLREISSKMREGKVQIPKYIILTQLGKSPTEYGQNGDTMPQIQVALREMARGKTMRKGDVVSYIITGDAKQSSEHFAKRAYTPQDVLKAGSELSPDVEWYIGKQIFPPVERLCANITGTSTSQLAENLGLDPRRFANNNSSSGSGSAGGQDLEIHPLESQIPDQVRFVDCKRLLLRCRACKGTAAFEGLLGSVEMVTPKGLACPSCSATLSTLSIVAQVEAQVREQTSRYYEGWLVCGDADCGNRTRQMSVYGDRCLGPKGLGRDCMGRMRWEFGERDMYNQLVYFASLFDVDKAKEKATSRATGGETGEVVTGETRERVMVMAEHNRVRFGTVKGVVDRYLDKCGRQWVAMDTLFGKLGFVAN, from the exons ATGTCGAGAGCAGGGAGCAAGCGGGACAAGTTCGCCGAACTGCGCGCCCTTCGAGAGTCCGGCAAAAAGAAGTTCGACACATACGAGGTCGAAGAGGTGGAAGATCTGTACGAGGAGGTCGACGAGAACCAATACAAGAGGATTGTGCGCCAACGTCTTAACGAGGACGATTTCGTTGTTGACGACAACGGGGAGGGCTATGCGGATGATGGCCGAGAGGAGTGGGATCGCATACCAGCTGCCTATGACTCGGAAAGCGAGGATGAAGTTGAAGAACGAAAGGAGCGTAAAT CCAAGAAACAGCGAGACGAGGAAAAGGCGAAACGGGACGCCAATGATCGAAATATTACCGAATACTTCACCAAAGGCGCCACCAAGACACAGCCCAAACCCAAGGTCTTTAAGACAGAAGATGACGACAAATTCCTTGCCGACCTCCTCGGAGAGGTTGACGCCAATGTTCCCGCCCCCGTCGTGAGATCATCCAAGAAGAGAGACCGCTCAGCCGAAAGGAGAACGACCCGCGCCCTTTCTCCAGCACGAGAAGCCCGTCAACCGgcccccaagaagaagaaggtgatCGATGACAGACTttcttcaccatcccccGACTATGATATGGGTGAGGACAACTTCTTGCCTCCTGCCGAGGAcgagccagcagcagctccgGATGTCATGCTGAGCGATCCTCCGTTGCCATCTTCCCCTGCTGCAAAGGTTGCGCAACGGAGAGTGCAACCGAAGGCTGTCatagaagaggaggaagaggacgaagatATGATGGAGGTTGCTCATACTGGCGCGGTAACTGCTGCTAGCGTCAACATCTCTGCTTCTCGTCCGGTCAAAAAGATTATCAAGGCGGAGCCTCTGCCCAGTGCCGCTATTACATCGTCCCCTATGAAGGCTGCCAAGCCTGCCATTGACGCTTCCTCTTGGAACGGCCTAAACCAAAAATTAAACATCGTTGGAAACTCGCAGGCCGAGGCCAGAGGGATAGGCAAGATCGACTACAAGGATGCTATCGAGGAAGATGGCAGTCTCAACCTTTTCTGGACTGACTACACAGAAGTCAACGGGAGTCTCTGTCTTTTTGGAAAGGTACTCAACAAGAAGACCAATCACCATGTCAGTTGCTTTGTCAAGATTGACAACATCTTGCGCAAGCTGTATTTCTTGCCCCGCAAGACCCGTGTTCAGGGCAAGGTCGATActggagaagaggttgaaaTGATGGATGTCTACAACGAGGTCGACGCCATCATGACCAAGAAGAATGTTGGCATGTACAAGATCAAGGCTTGCACTCGAAAGTACGCCTTTGAACTTCCCGACGTCCCGAAAGAGGGTCAGTACCTCAAGCTTCTCTACCCCTACACCAAGGCCCCCATCGACATGAACACTACCGGGGAGACCTTTTCACATGTTTTTGGCACCAACACAGCTCTGTTTGAGCAATTTGTCCTGTGGAAGAACATCAAGGGCCCTTGCTGGTTGAAGATTGAAGATGCCGATTTCGGCGCGTTGAAGAACTCGTCTCACTGCCGGTTGGAAGTCTTGGTGGATCATCCCAACATGGTCGCGCCCTTTAAGGACAGCGAGAATGTGGAAGCGCCTCCATTGACTCTCATGAGCATTGCCCTGCGCACCATCTTCAAcgccaaggccaacaagCAAGAGATTCTTGCCATTAGCGCGAGAATCTACGAGGATGTCTCTCTTAGTGACACCACACCTGCCGACAAGCTGCCATGTCGAACTTTTACTGTTGTTCGGCCCCAGGGTACTGCTTTCCCCTTGGGCTTTGAAACGATGGCCAAGGAGCGCAAGAGAGGACTCATCAAGCTCGTGAAGGAGGAGTCAGCCATGTTGTCTTTCTTCCTAGCGCaggtggatgtggtggatCCAGATGTCATCATGGGTCATCAACTAGAGGGCGTGGACTACAGCATTCTACTTAACCGCCTTCACGAGAAGAAGACTCACCAGTGGTCTCGTCTGGgaaggctgagaagaagcCAATGGCCGACATCGATGGGCAAGGTTGGCGGCAACGTATTCGCCGAGCGCCAGATCATGTCTGGACGACTGCTCTGCGATCTTGCCAACGACGCTGGCAAATCAGTCATGATGAAGTGTCAGTCTTGGAGCTTGACGGAAATGTGCAATCTGTACCTGCCTACCGACGTTCCTCGCAGGGATCTCGACAATGAAGCAGCGCTCAAGAGCTTGGCTGTGACGAAAGACGGCCTTATGGACTACATCTCGCATGCTGAGATTGATACGTACTACGTTGCTGCTTTGGCTCTCCGAACTCAGATTTTGCCGTTGACCAAGGTTCTTACCAACCTTGCTGGTAATTCTTGGGCCAGGACGCTGACGGGTACCCGTGCTGAGCGCAACGAGTACATTCTGCTGCATGAGTTCCATCGGAACAAGTATATCTGCCCAGACAAGGAGCCTTTCAAGGGTCGTGCTCGgcctgaggatgaggaagacggtggtgaggctggtaagaagaaggacaagtACAAGGGTGGTCTCGTTTTCGAGCCCGAGAAGGGTCTGTATGACAAGTTTGTTCTTGTCATGGACTTCAACTCGTTGTATCCCTCCATTATTCAGGAGTACAACATCTGCTTCACTACTGTTGATCGAACGTTTTTG tctgaggaagatggcgTGCCACAGGTCCCTGAGAAACAGGACCTCGGTGTTCTCCCCAGACTCATCGCCACCCTCGTCGACCGCCGTAGGCAAGTCAAGAGCCTAATGAAGGACAAGACCGCCACCCCCGAACAGCTTGCAACATGGGACATCAAGCAGCTCGCCCTGAAGCTAACAGCCAACTCCATGTACGGCTGTCTGGGATACACCAAATCCCGCTTCTACGCCCGACCCCTCGccgtcctcaccaccttcaaGGGCCGCGAGGTTCTCCGCAGCACCAAGGACCTCGCCGAGAGCATGCAGCTCCAAGTCATCTACGGCGACACCGACTCGGTCATGATCAACGCCAACGTCGACAACGTCGCCGACGCCCTCCGCGTCGGCCGCGAGTTCAAAGCGGCCGTCAACGGCAGCTACAAGAAGCTCGAAATCGACATTGACAACATCTTCCggcgcatcctcctccaagccaaGAAAAAGTACGCCGCTGTCAACCTGGTGGAGACGGACGGGAAGTATGtcgagaagatggagatcAAGGGTCTGGACATGAAGCGCCGCGAGTACTGTCCTCTGTCGAGGGAGATCTCCAAGAAACTTCTGGATGAGATCTTGTCAGGCAATGACATTGAGGACTCGGTGCAGAAAATCCATGATTACCTCCGCGAAATCTCGTCCAAGATGCGCGAGGGGAAGGTTCAGATCCCAAAGtacatcatcctcacccagCTGGGCAAGTCGCCTACCGAGTACGGCCAGAACGGGGATACGATGCCCCAGATCCAGGTCGCGCTgcgggagatggcgaggggaAAGACGATGCGgaagggggatgtggtgTCGTACATCATTACCGGCGACGCGAAGCAATCCTCGGAGCACTTTGCCAAGCGGGCGTACACACCCCAGGACGTGCTAAAGGCTGGGTCGGAGCTGAGCCCGGATGTGGAGTGGTATATTGGGAAGCAGATCTTTCCTCCGGTTGAGCGTCTTTGCGCGAATATCACCGGGACTTCTACAAGTCAGTTGGCGGAAAATCTTGGGTTGGACCCGAGGAGGTTTGCGAACAACAACTCCAGCTCTGGGAGTGGTTCTGCGGGGGGACAGGATCTGGAGATTCACCCGTTGGAGTCGCAGATTCCGGATCAGGTTCGGTTTGTGGATTGTAAACGGCTTTTGTTGAGGTGTAGGGCGTGTAAGGGGACGGCTGCGtttgaggggttgttggggtcggTGGAGATGGTTACGCCGAAGGGGCTTGCCTGCCCTTCTTGTTCCGCTACGCTGTCTACACTCTCTATTGTTGCGCAGGTGGAGGCGCAGGTGAGGGAGCAGACGTCGCGGTATTATGAGGGGTGGCTTGTCTGCGGGGATGCGGATTGTGGCAACCGAACTAGACAGATGTCTGTCTATGGGGACCGGTGTCTTGGACCGaaggggctggggagggactgcatggggaggatgaggtgggagtttggggagagggatatGTATAACCAGCTCGTGTACTTTGCTTCGTTGTTTGATGTtgacaaggccaaggagaaggctaCGAGCAGGGCGACGGGGGGTgagacgggggaggtggtgactggggagacgagggagagggtgatggttATGGCGGAGCATAATAGGGTTCGGTTTGGGACtgtgaagggggtggtggataggTATCTGGATAAGTGTGGGAGGCAGTGGGTGGCGATGGATACTTTGTTTGGGAAGTTGGGGTTTGTGGCCAACTGA